One window of the Rhizorhabdus dicambivorans genome contains the following:
- a CDS encoding enoyl-CoA hydratase/isomerase family protein, whose protein sequence is MSEAAAEPDIVVERRDDGIAVLTLNRPARLNALTREAVAALNTALDGLAADASCRAVILTGAGRGRGFCSGQDLAAANARKGDQASGVIEKLFWQEQFAGMGKRLRTMPQLVIAAVNGPAVGAGMAIALSADVRIATPTARFLVAAVRIGLSAGESGISYLLPRMIGMSRAFDILLTGRPIEAEESERIGLVLRLAKPDALLAEAIGYARTVLANSPYSVAHTKKLMWENLDASFDAAIGAENRTQILATMTRDYAEATAAFVEKRPPRFEGR, encoded by the coding sequence ATGTCGGAAGCAGCCGCCGAGCCGGACATCGTCGTCGAACGCCGCGATGACGGCATCGCGGTGCTGACGCTCAATCGGCCCGCGCGGCTCAACGCGCTGACCCGCGAGGCGGTCGCCGCGCTCAATACGGCGCTCGACGGGCTCGCGGCGGATGCGAGCTGCCGCGCGGTAATCCTGACCGGTGCGGGGCGCGGGCGCGGTTTCTGTTCGGGCCAGGACCTAGCCGCCGCCAATGCCCGCAAGGGCGATCAGGCGAGCGGTGTGATCGAGAAACTGTTCTGGCAGGAGCAGTTCGCCGGGATGGGCAAAAGGCTGCGGACGATGCCGCAGCTCGTCATCGCGGCCGTCAACGGGCCGGCGGTGGGCGCGGGCATGGCGATCGCGCTCAGCGCCGATGTTCGGATCGCGACGCCCACGGCGCGCTTCCTGGTCGCGGCGGTGCGGATCGGCCTGTCGGCCGGGGAGAGCGGGATCAGCTATTTGCTGCCGCGCATGATCGGCATGTCGCGCGCCTTCGACATATTGCTCACCGGCCGGCCGATCGAGGCCGAGGAGTCGGAACGGATCGGGCTGGTGCTGCGTCTGGCCAAGCCGGATGCGCTGCTGGCCGAGGCGATCGGCTATGCGCGGACGGTACTCGCCAACAGCCCCTATTCGGTCGCGCACACCAAGAAGCTGATGTGGGAGAATCTGGACGCCTCGTTCGATGCGGCGATCGGCGCGGAGAACCGCACCCAGATCCTCGCGACGATGACGCGGGATTATGCGGAGGCGACCGCCGCCTTCGTCGAGAAACGGCCGCCCCGCTTCGAAGGGCGCTGA
- a CDS encoding SDR family NAD(P)-dependent oxidoreductase, whose amino-acid sequence MDLGLAGKRALVTGSSSGIGAGIARMLAAEGCVVVVHGRDRDRAEAVARTIGQAGGAADLAIGDLADPAQAEAVARAAGTVDILVNNAGGAAGTSAMGWTEVPDEGWFETYNGNVLAAARMIRALLPAMKGRGWGRVINIASAAATQPIAFGPDYGAAKAAMINMSVSLAKALGACGVTANTVSPGMVLTPAVERWLEGMRGPMGWEGLDMAEMERRAAAHLTPIPVGRIGRVEDIGHAVCMLASPASGYMTGANIRVDGGQVQSIN is encoded by the coding sequence ATGGACCTGGGTCTGGCAGGGAAGCGCGCGCTGGTGACCGGCAGCAGTTCGGGAATCGGCGCCGGCATTGCCCGCATGCTGGCGGCCGAGGGTTGCGTCGTGGTCGTCCATGGCCGGGATCGCGATCGGGCAGAGGCCGTGGCCCGAACGATCGGCCAGGCAGGCGGCGCGGCCGATCTCGCGATCGGCGACCTCGCCGATCCGGCCCAGGCCGAGGCGGTGGCCCGCGCGGCCGGCACGGTCGACATATTGGTCAACAATGCCGGCGGCGCGGCGGGGACGTCGGCGATGGGCTGGACCGAGGTGCCCGACGAAGGGTGGTTCGAAACCTACAACGGTAATGTGCTGGCCGCCGCCCGAATGATCCGGGCATTACTGCCAGCGATGAAGGGGAGGGGCTGGGGCCGGGTCATCAACATCGCCAGCGCCGCCGCCACCCAGCCGATCGCCTTCGGCCCCGACTATGGCGCGGCCAAGGCTGCGATGATCAACATGAGCGTCAGCCTCGCCAAGGCGCTCGGCGCCTGTGGCGTCACCGCGAACACGGTGAGTCCCGGCATGGTGCTGACCCCCGCAGTCGAACGCTGGCTGGAGGGCATGCGCGGCCCGATGGGCTGGGAAGGACTCGACATGGCTGAGATGGAGCGTCGCGCGGCGGCGCATCTGACGCCCATACCGGTGGGCCGGATCGGCCGGGTCGAGGATATCGGCCACGCCGTCTGCATGCTCGCCAGCCCGGCGTCCGGCTACATGACAGGCGCGAACATCCGCGTCGACGGCGGCCAAGTGCAGAGCATCAACTGA
- a CDS encoding TetR/AcrR family transcriptional regulator, producing the protein MAIIEAAERLFGSYGIETVSLRQIGLEANVGNKSAVNYHFGDRAELVRAIWQHRLPALEARRKMLLRQMHDRGETRDPHAVARLIILPNYELLDAQGIHRYTAFFRHALRWRQGQELRAREMGTTPASQEALRLLKDLAGDIPQELLFYRLRYACCSLFDMTFDRDGDLAEGRPVMPEDQFLAEGFAMLVSTCLRPVTAVPR; encoded by the coding sequence ATGGCAATCATCGAGGCGGCCGAGCGACTGTTCGGCAGCTACGGCATCGAGACCGTGTCGCTGCGCCAGATCGGACTGGAGGCCAATGTCGGCAACAAATCGGCAGTGAACTATCATTTTGGGGACCGGGCGGAACTGGTCCGCGCGATCTGGCAGCACCGCCTTCCCGCCCTCGAAGCGCGGCGTAAAATGCTTCTGCGCCAGATGCATGACCGAGGGGAGACCCGGGATCCCCATGCGGTGGCGCGCCTCATCATCCTGCCTAATTACGAACTGCTCGATGCACAGGGCATCCATCGCTACACAGCCTTTTTCCGGCATGCGCTGCGCTGGCGACAGGGCCAGGAACTGCGTGCGCGGGAGATGGGCACGACCCCGGCGAGCCAGGAAGCGCTGCGTCTGCTGAAGGATCTGGCAGGGGATATCCCCCAGGAGCTGCTGTTCTATCGTCTGCGCTACGCCTGCTGCTCGCTGTTCGATATGACTTTCGACCGTGACGGCGACCTAGCCGAGGGCCGTCCTGTGATGCCCGAAGACCAGTTCCTGGCAGAGGGTTTCGCCATGCTGGTGTCCACATGCCTGCGCCCGGTCACCGCCGTACCGCGCTGA
- a CDS encoding TonB-dependent receptor, translating to MRCRTIFLSGCAVALTVLPGTGMAQTSAPPQAAEGADTADMGEIVVTARRRAESIQDVPISVSALSGEQLQRAGVNDAQSLQYATPSLSITSAQSQRNTVAFALRGQRTQETQLFTDPPVGTYFAEVVQPRPYGFGKTFFDLQSVQVLKGVQGTLFGRNMTGGAVLVEPNHPVLGEFGGEVRGQYGNYDMTDLYGVVNVAIGDNFAIRVAGKTRKRDGWAKEVTTGRDYDNQNFDTFRVSTLWEPIEGLQTLTVGDWYKSKEHGTAAFITDLRLPSVISNYEGLRAAGAITANIPAQYAAARQLFYNKHFTLDTGAGEGGNLDVFGKPYENIKNWGITNKTTWELSDTITLKNIFGYRRLQRDQVQDYDGIPAFLITPYQFARSRNISEEFQIQGKAFDRKLDYIAGVYYFEEKGKDGSLANTLPELNIAGARLNPRTASATQFVTANPGVGYSRTAAAFLAGTFHATDQLSLSGGLRYNYDKRKITVAPAQPFRPNPAGGVGICSFDIDAATAGVQTVPFSQCSFTNQKSFKEWTYDATVQYEPSSNVTAYASYRHGFRAGGFSTRATSFVTLAPFLPEFVDEYEIGLKTNTRIGSSGRLTTSTAIFRQDGSDVQKQRATFVNGNVFTIVDNTAKQRNSGGEFEATLSVPNFSVTGFYSYTKVKILSGGAVSNIGPEIAQRGTPKTQAGFTATVSPPMSEDVGKLNLIGNLTWRSKNRLDDFELSGTQPAFALVNLRAELNDIGGSKASVAFFVNNFTNEVYRIGVLGLVAEGLGFSSSVYGEPRMYGVEVGYKF from the coding sequence ATGCGCTGTCGTACCATCTTTTTATCGGGCTGCGCTGTCGCGCTGACCGTCCTGCCGGGCACCGGCATGGCCCAGACCTCGGCACCGCCGCAGGCGGCCGAAGGCGCTGACACCGCCGATATGGGCGAAATCGTCGTTACCGCCCGCCGCCGCGCGGAATCGATCCAGGACGTTCCGATTTCGGTTTCCGCGCTCTCCGGCGAGCAGCTCCAGCGCGCCGGCGTGAACGACGCCCAGTCGCTGCAATATGCGACGCCGTCGCTGTCGATCACGAGCGCGCAGAGCCAGCGCAACACCGTCGCCTTCGCGTTGCGTGGCCAGCGCACCCAGGAGACCCAGCTCTTCACCGATCCGCCGGTCGGCACCTATTTCGCCGAGGTCGTGCAGCCGCGCCCCTATGGCTTCGGCAAGACCTTCTTCGATCTTCAGTCGGTTCAGGTCCTCAAGGGTGTCCAGGGCACTCTGTTCGGCCGCAACATGACCGGCGGCGCGGTGCTGGTGGAACCAAACCATCCGGTGCTGGGCGAGTTCGGCGGCGAGGTCCGCGGCCAGTACGGCAATTACGACATGACCGATCTCTATGGGGTCGTAAACGTCGCGATAGGAGACAATTTCGCCATCCGCGTCGCCGGCAAGACCCGCAAGCGCGACGGCTGGGCGAAGGAAGTCACCACCGGCCGCGATTATGACAACCAGAATTTCGACACCTTCCGCGTGTCGACCCTGTGGGAGCCGATCGAGGGCCTGCAGACGCTGACCGTCGGTGACTGGTACAAGTCCAAGGAGCATGGCACCGCGGCGTTCATCACCGATCTGCGCCTGCCGTCGGTCATCAGCAATTATGAAGGCCTGCGCGCCGCCGGGGCGATCACCGCCAATATCCCGGCGCAATATGCCGCCGCCCGCCAGCTTTTCTACAACAAGCACTTCACCCTCGACACCGGCGCGGGTGAGGGCGGCAATCTCGACGTGTTCGGCAAGCCCTACGAGAACATCAAGAACTGGGGCATCACCAACAAGACGACCTGGGAACTGAGCGACACGATCACGCTGAAGAACATCTTCGGCTATCGCCGCCTCCAGCGCGATCAGGTGCAGGATTATGACGGCATCCCCGCCTTCCTGATCACGCCTTATCAATTCGCTCGCAGCCGTAACATCAGCGAGGAATTCCAGATCCAGGGCAAGGCCTTCGACCGGAAGCTCGATTACATCGCCGGCGTCTATTATTTCGAGGAGAAGGGCAAGGACGGCTCGCTCGCCAACACCCTGCCCGAGCTCAACATCGCCGGCGCCCGCCTGAACCCGCGCACGGCCTCGGCGACCCAGTTCGTCACCGCCAACCCCGGTGTCGGCTATTCGCGCACGGCGGCGGCCTTCCTGGCCGGCACCTTCCACGCGACGGATCAGCTCAGCCTGTCGGGCGGCCTCCGCTACAATTACGACAAGCGCAAGATCACCGTCGCGCCGGCGCAGCCCTTCCGGCCCAATCCGGCGGGTGGCGTAGGCATCTGCTCGTTCGACATCGATGCGGCCACGGCAGGCGTCCAGACGGTGCCGTTCAGCCAGTGCTCCTTCACCAACCAGAAGTCGTTCAAGGAATGGACCTACGACGCGACGGTGCAATATGAGCCGTCGTCGAACGTCACCGCCTATGCCTCCTATCGCCACGGCTTCCGGGCGGGCGGCTTCTCGACCCGTGCGACCAGCTTCGTCACGCTCGCGCCGTTCCTGCCCGAGTTCGTCGACGAATATGAGATCGGCCTGAAGACCAACACGCGGATCGGCTCGTCGGGCCGGCTGACCACCAGCACGGCGATCTTCCGTCAGGACGGTTCGGACGTACAGAAGCAGCGCGCGACCTTCGTCAACGGCAACGTCTTCACGATCGTCGACAACACCGCCAAGCAGCGCAATTCGGGCGGCGAGTTCGAGGCGACCCTGTCGGTGCCCAACTTCTCGGTGACGGGCTTCTACTCCTACACCAAGGTGAAGATCCTCAGCGGCGGGGCGGTCTCGAACATCGGTCCGGAAATCGCCCAGCGCGGCACGCCGAAGACCCAGGCAGGCTTCACGGCGACCGTGTCGCCGCCGATGTCGGAGGATGTCGGCAAGCTCAACCTGATCGGCAACCTGACCTGGCGGAGCAAGAACCGGCTCGACGATTTCGAGCTGAGCGGCACCCAGCCGGCCTTCGCGCTGGTCAACCTGCGCGCCGAGCTCAACGACATCGGCGGGTCGAAGGCATCGGTGGCCTTCTTCGTCAACAACTTCACCAACGAGGTCTACCGCATCGGCGTGCTCGGCCTCGTCGCCGAAGGCCTGGGCTTCTCGTCCAGCGTCTATGGCGAGCCGCGCATGTATGGCGTGGAAGTCGGCTACAAGTTCTAA
- a CDS encoding phosphotransferase family protein, whose product MTDRALPLPLTPEQVDADWLGRALRRGIEAAEIVDILWGTSTKIRVQLRGEGLPETLIVKGGFEEHSPKMAAMYANEARFYTDIQPHVPMPSPRCWFAGSDPGSHQSIVIMEDLRRDGLVFCDPLEPQGFARIARRLEVMAGYHAATWESVRFEAGGPWSDIHSRFETWGLDYMRRYLVPDVWEHYMTSPRGAATSRRFHDRDWMERALLRIGEIQHAQPKCLIHGDTHLGNLYVAEDGTPGFFDAQVARTAWHHEVSYHIVCAADLADRRDWERALLDRYLAALAGHGVTVDRDQAWLDYRRSIAWGLFIFLTNEVRFQTEAVNTAYAARFSQAALDHDLRGLLP is encoded by the coding sequence ATGACGGATCGCGCGCTACCGCTGCCGCTGACGCCCGAGCAGGTCGATGCGGACTGGCTCGGCCGCGCCCTCCGCCGGGGGATCGAGGCGGCCGAGATTGTCGATATCCTCTGGGGAACCTCGACCAAGATCCGCGTGCAGCTGCGTGGGGAGGGGCTGCCCGAGACCTTGATCGTCAAGGGCGGCTTCGAGGAGCACAGCCCGAAGATGGCGGCGATGTATGCCAACGAGGCGCGCTTCTACACCGATATCCAGCCGCATGTGCCGATGCCCTCGCCGCGCTGCTGGTTCGCCGGGTCCGATCCGGGGTCGCACCAGTCGATCGTGATCATGGAGGATCTGCGCCGCGACGGGCTGGTCTTCTGCGATCCGCTGGAACCGCAGGGCTTCGCGCGGATCGCCCGGCGGCTGGAGGTGATGGCCGGCTATCATGCCGCGACCTGGGAGTCGGTGCGCTTCGAGGCCGGCGGCCCATGGTCCGATATCCACAGCCGGTTCGAGACCTGGGGCCTCGACTATATGCGTCGCTATCTCGTTCCCGATGTCTGGGAGCATTATATGACCTCGCCTCGCGGCGCGGCGACTTCACGGCGTTTCCACGACCGCGACTGGATGGAGCGCGCGCTGCTCCGGATCGGGGAGATCCAGCACGCCCAACCCAAATGCCTGATCCATGGCGACACCCATCTCGGCAACCTCTACGTCGCCGAGGACGGCACGCCCGGCTTCTTCGACGCGCAGGTCGCGCGCACCGCCTGGCACCATGAGGTGTCCTATCACATCGTCTGCGCCGCCGACCTCGCCGACCGCCGCGATTGGGAAAGGGCGCTGCTCGATCGTTACCTGGCGGCGCTGGCCGGCCATGGCGTGACGGTGGATCGCGACCAGGCCTGGCTCGACTATCGGCGTTCGATCGCCTGGGGCCTGTTCATCTTCCTGACCAACGAGGTCCGCTTCCAGACCGAGGCGGTAAACACAGCCTATGCCGCCCGCTTCTCGCAGGCGGCGCTCGACCATGATCTGCGGGGTTTGCTGCCCTAG
- a CDS encoding SDR family NAD(P)-dependent oxidoreductase: MPEPGRYYDRLAGQTAIVTGAGAPGEDMSNGRTIAMLFAREGARVCVVTRDRANAERTVAMIEGFGGQAFACAGDVTKPEDCNRILAEAVAVFDRLDILVNNVGRGFGGPKLADIDDAVWREIVDVNLTGAFNMCRAAIPALLEGAGKAIVNISSTAGQRAHGSLGYGPAKAALDAFTREIATVYGRQGIRANIVSPGHLYTPHVANNPQLTPLREKRRKVGPLGIEGDAWDVAAATLFLASREARLLTGVLLPVDAGVSQIAGMTAHGLIEGP; encoded by the coding sequence ATGCCCGAACCGGGCCGATATTATGACCGACTGGCCGGCCAGACCGCGATCGTCACCGGCGCCGGCGCGCCCGGCGAGGACATGAGCAACGGCCGCACCATCGCCATGCTGTTCGCCCGCGAGGGGGCCAGGGTCTGCGTCGTCACCCGCGACCGCGCCAATGCCGAGCGCACCGTGGCGATGATCGAGGGCTTCGGCGGCCAGGCGTTCGCCTGCGCAGGCGACGTGACGAAGCCGGAGGACTGCAATCGCATCCTCGCCGAGGCGGTGGCGGTGTTCGACAGGCTCGACATCCTCGTCAACAATGTCGGGCGCGGATTTGGCGGGCCGAAGCTCGCCGACATCGACGATGCCGTCTGGCGCGAGATCGTCGACGTGAACCTGACCGGCGCCTTCAACATGTGCCGCGCGGCGATCCCGGCGCTGCTTGAGGGCGCGGGCAAGGCGATCGTTAACATCTCCTCCACCGCCGGCCAGCGGGCGCACGGCTCGCTCGGCTATGGGCCGGCCAAGGCCGCGCTCGACGCCTTCACCCGCGAGATCGCGACCGTCTATGGCCGGCAGGGCATACGCGCCAACATCGTCTCGCCAGGGCATCTCTACACCCCGCATGTCGCCAACAACCCGCAGCTAACCCCGCTGCGCGAGAAGCGGCGCAAGGTCGGCCCGCTCGGCATCGAAGGCGACGCCTGGGACGTCGCGGCCGCGACCCTGTTCCTCGCCTCGCGCGAAGCGCGGCTGCTGACGGGCGTGCTGCTACCGGTCGACGCCGGAGTCAGCCAGATCGCGGGGATGACCGCGCATGGGCTGATCGAGGGGCCGTAA
- a CDS encoding SDR family NAD(P)-dependent oxidoreductase has protein sequence MSRRFENKVAIVTGAAAGIGRACMIRLASEGATVIGTDINRDKLDAAVAAAGPGAHGLICDSADPSAIEAMVAEVIARFGAIHVLINNAGIGPRQRLRLHEQPPEDWDRVMGVNVRGVYLMQRAIIPHMLAQGSGSIVNMASTGSFRATAMSSPYITSKGAVLMMTRAAAAEYARDNIRINAVCPGTTNTDILANSSAEMIEMLVARSPQGRLGQPEEVAALVAFLASDEAPHIHGGAYIIDGGRSAI, from the coding sequence ATGAGCCGGCGCTTCGAGAACAAGGTCGCGATCGTCACCGGCGCGGCCGCCGGCATCGGCCGGGCGTGCATGATCCGGCTCGCGAGCGAGGGCGCGACCGTGATCGGCACCGACATCAACCGCGACAAGCTGGATGCGGCGGTCGCGGCGGCGGGTCCCGGGGCGCATGGCCTGATCTGCGACTCGGCCGACCCCTCCGCGATCGAAGCGATGGTGGCGGAGGTGATCGCCCGCTTCGGCGCGATCCATGTGCTGATCAACAATGCCGGGATCGGCCCGCGCCAGCGGCTGCGCCTGCACGAACAGCCGCCGGAGGACTGGGACCGGGTGATGGGGGTCAACGTCCGCGGCGTCTATCTGATGCAGCGCGCGATCATCCCGCACATGCTGGCCCAGGGCAGCGGATCGATCGTCAACATGGCCTCCACCGGCAGCTTCCGGGCCACCGCCATGTCGAGCCCCTATATCACCTCCAAGGGCGCGGTGCTGATGATGACCCGCGCCGCCGCCGCCGAATATGCCAGGGACAATATCCGCATCAACGCGGTCTGCCCGGGCACCACCAACACCGACATCCTCGCCAACAGCAGCGCCGAGATGATCGAGATGCTCGTCGCCCGATCGCCGCAGGGACGGCTCGGCCAGCCCGAGGAGGTGGCGGCGCTGGTCGCCTTCCTCGCCTCGGACGAGGCGCCGCATATCCATGGCGGCGCCTATATCATTGACGGCGGCCGCAGCGCGATCTGA
- a CDS encoding VOC family protein gives MKFQGDFYQIGVVVRDIDAGIEHYSRLLGLGPFWRLDTDYEGRYRDWRGRFANRNAFTRWGNVYLEMIEPVIGEGNAREWLETRGEGIFHLGYAVDDLGQRPGGVECVFESWGATMPNGDAAVIHLDTVAQLGYFVELSDRALVRKLNARIDQHMAEAVA, from the coding sequence ATGAAGTTTCAGGGCGATTTCTATCAGATCGGCGTCGTCGTCCGCGACATCGACGCCGGCATAGAGCATTATTCCAGGCTGCTCGGCCTCGGCCCCTTCTGGCGGCTCGATACCGATTATGAGGGGCGCTACCGCGACTGGCGGGGCCGCTTCGCCAACCGCAACGCCTTCACCCGATGGGGCAATGTCTATCTCGAGATGATCGAGCCCGTGATCGGCGAGGGCAATGCCAGGGAATGGCTGGAGACGCGCGGCGAGGGGATCTTCCATCTCGGCTATGCGGTCGACGATCTCGGCCAACGGCCCGGCGGCGTCGAATGCGTGTTCGAGAGCTGGGGCGCGACGATGCCCAATGGCGACGCCGCGGTGATCCACCTCGATACCGTCGCCCAGCTTGGCTATTTCGTCGAGCTTTCCGACCGAGCCCTGGTCCGGAAACTCAATGCCCGCATCGACCAGCATATGGCGGAGGCGGTGGCATGA